AAAGCAGCGGCCAAGGCCCTGCAAGAAACTGCCGCACTTGCGGCGTCACTGCTAAATCGTTAGGAGACATATCCATGTCCGAAGTTGAAGAAAGCATCAAGGCCATCAACGCCAGCCTGAAGCAGGTCGGCGATCAGTTGCGGGCCCAAGCGGAATCGTCCGAGAAGGAAATCAAGGCTCACAGCAAAATGTCGGAAGAAACCAAAGCCAGCGTCGACAAGCTGCTGATCACCCAGGGTGAACTGCAGGCGCGGCTGCAGGCTGCCGAACAGCACATGGTTAAGATGGAAGAAGGCGGTGGCCGTGAAGCGCCCAAGTCCATGGGCCAGTCCTTCGTTGAATCCGAAGGGATGGCAGAGTTTGCCGCCCGTGCTGCCGTCGGCAACAAAGGCAGCTTCACCGCACCGGTCAAAGCAGCCATCACCAACCTGGACAGCAGCGCCGGCAACCTCGGTGAGCCGACCCGTGTTGGTCTTATCAACCCGACCCAGCAGCGCCTGTTCGTACGGGATCTGCTCAGCTGGGGCCGCACCACCTCGAACTCCATCGAGTACGTGCGCGAAACCGGCTTCACCAACAACGCAAACGTAGTAGCTGAGAACCCGGTCGATCCCAAGCCGGAATCGGATCTGACGTTCGAGCTGGATACCGATCCGGTAGCGACCATTGCCCACTGGGTGCGCGCATCCCGTCAGGTGTTGTCGGACATCCCCATGCTGCAAAGCTACATCGACGGCCGCCTGCGTTATGGCCTCAAGCTCAAGGAAGAAGCGCAGCTGCTCAAGGGCTCCGGCGTCGGCTTGAACCTGAACGGCCTGTACACCCAGGCATCAGTATTCGCCAACCCCGGCGTAACGGTGCAGGCAGAAACTGCCATCGACCGTCTGCGCATTGCCCTGCTGCAGGTCACCCTGGCCGAATACGAAGCCGATGGCATCGTGCTCAGCCCGATCGACTGGGCAATGATTGAGCTGACCAAGACGGCGGATAA
Above is a genomic segment from Halopseudomonas litoralis containing:
- a CDS encoding phage major capsid protein; protein product: MSEVEESIKAINASLKQVGDQLRAQAESSEKEIKAHSKMSEETKASVDKLLITQGELQARLQAAEQHMVKMEEGGGREAPKSMGQSFVESEGMAEFAARAAVGNKGSFTAPVKAAITNLDSSAGNLGEPTRVGLINPTQQRLFVRDLLSWGRTTSNSIEYVRETGFTNNANVVAENPVDPKPESDLTFELDTDPVATIAHWVRASRQVLSDIPMLQSYIDGRLRYGLKLKEEAQLLKGSGVGLNLNGLYTQASVFANPGVTVQAETAIDRLRIALLQVTLAEYEADGIVLSPIDWAMIELTKTADNQYLFTTPTGLAVPGLWGRPVVPTKSLAAGEYLVGSFQQGAQGWDREDVSVTVSTEDRDNFVKNMVTILCEERVGLSVYRPEAFVKGDFDGLPVQPEPAA